The genomic stretch GTAAGCAATCACTCTTAATTTTATGAACAATATTTTTTTAATTACAAAAAGGGAATTTCTTACGCAGGTTAAGAAAAAATCCTTCGTTATACTCACTTTGCTGGCTCCGGTAATGATCATTGCTTTCGGAGCGGTTATCGGAATGATGTTTAAAGCCAATCAATCTCACAATGTGATTGAGGTGGTTGATAACAGCGGGCTTTTTAAAGGACAACTGAAGTCTGATGAGAAAATCAATTATGTTTTTATTCCTTCCGCTGAAGAACAGGCTAAAGTTAAAAACCTAAAAGGCAACGAAAGTCTTGACGGAATTTTAATTCTTCCGGTTTTATCAGGCAATAATTTTGATGATTTAGAAAAAAGCACACGATTGGTTGTAAACACCAAAATAGGTTTTGATACCAAACAACAAATTATTTCAGACATTACAAATGTCATCAAAAAAGAGAAAATAAAAAAACTTGGAATTCAGGAAGCTCAACTTGCTGATCTTGACAAAAGTTTCACTTTAAAAACCATCAATGTCTCTGAAGACAATAAAGAAGATTCAGATTTGGCATTTGGCGTAAAAAGCGCTTTGAGTATGGTTTTGATGTATGTAACATTTATGTTTATCATCATATATGGTGTACGTGTCATGCGAAGCGTTTTGGAAGAAAAAAACAACCGTGTTGTAGAGATTATCATTTCCTCTGTAAAACCTTTTGAATTGATGATGGGTAAAATTCTCGGAGTAACCATGGTTGCTTTAACGCAGTTTATTGTATGGATTATGATGTCTGTAGTCGGAGCTTTAGTTTTGAACACAGGATTTGCCTCACTTCAGAAAAATATTCCCGGAGGAAATGAAGAATTGATGAGCAAACTTGATATTGCACAAATTGCAACACAGGTTTCTCACAGTTTACTAGAATTAAATTTCCCGTTGATTATTTTTGTATTCATCGTATTTTTCCTTTTGGGATATATGTTTTACAGCTCTGTTTACGCTGCAATTGGTTCAGCTGTTGACAATGAAACGGAAACGCAGCAGTTCACTTTATTTGCCATTCTTCCGCTTACCTTAGGGATGTACGGAAGTATTTCTGTAATCAATAATCCTGACGGACCGGTTGGTTTCTGGATGTCGATTATTCCATTTACTTCACCTGTTGCGATGGTGGCGAGGATTCCGTTTGGAGTTCCGGCCTGGCAGATTGCTTTGTCGATTGCTTTGCTTTTAGGAACAACTATATTTATGATTTTCCTAGCCGGAAAAATTTACCGAGTTGGAATTTTGATGTATGGAAATAAGGCGACCATGAAAGAAATCTGGAAGTGGATCAGAGGGTAAAACCTGCTGAGATCGCTAAGACTTTTTAATTATTATAAATATTTTTCGATCGCAAAGTCGTTTCACATAGCAATGGTTAGTCACATTAAAAAGAATAAAAAATACTAAGAATTTTTATACTATAAAAAGCAAAAAGCTACCAAGATATTTATAAAAACAAAAATCCCGAAGTATAAACTTCGGGATTTTGTATATTTTGATTAAAAAATTTTATTCAAAAATATAGCTTAAAGTCAAACTGAGAACCTGCTCGGATTTCTTTTTAGCCGTATTGGGATCTTGCGTAAAACTTTCAACAAGATTAGGATACGTATTTGAAAGTCCTAAATCATATTTTAAAGCGAGTTCCAACTGTCTTTTGTAGCTATATCCTATTCCTGCACCAATGGCGAAATTAAAGCTATTTGCTTTACCATTAATCTTCGGATACTCAGGAACGGTTACATTAGGATCGTAATAAGGTCTTCCTACAGGAGCATTTTTTACATTCTGACTCAGCAAGAAATTAAATCTCGGACCAATTAATCCAAAAAATTCTGATTCTGCTTCAGAAAAATACCCTTTAAAGTAGATCGGAACGCTTAAATAGTTATTGGCATATACTGCATCATAACCATCAGCACCTTTCGAATCTTTATTTTTCCCTGACTCGCCGGCTCCGTAATACGTAACCTCGGGTTGCAAATAAAACTGATCTGCTCCACCCATTGGAATTAAAGCTAAAAGCCCGCCCTGAAAAGCAAATCTTGCTCCTGAAGGGTTGTGTGCATTTTTAACTCTGGAATAGTTTGCACCTGCTGTAAGACCAAATCTTGTACTTCTTAAATCGATTTGTGCGAACGATAAAAAAGAAAAGGCCAATGCAGATGTTAATAAAATTTTTTTCATATCATATTTGTTTTTCGCTTATCCTAAGATCTTTGCTACAGTAGCACCAATGTCAGCAGGAGAATCTACAACGTTGATCCCGTTTTCTCTCATGATTTCCATTTTTGCCTGAGCTGTATCTTCATCACCACCAACGATTGCACCAGCGTGCCCCATTGTTCTTCCTTTAGGAGCAGTTTGCCCTGCGATGAAACCTACAACTGGTTTTGTAGAACCACTTGCTTTGTACCATCTTGCCGCTTCAGCTTCAAGACCACCACCGATCTCACCGATCATTACAACCGCTTCAGTTTCAGGATCGTTGATGAATAATTCTAGAGCTTCTTTAGTTGTAGTTCCGATAATCGGGTCACCACCGATTCCGATTGCTGTAGAAATACCGTAACCAGCTCTTACCACCTGATCAGCAGCTTCGTAAGTAAGTGTTCCTGATTTTGAAACGATCCCTACTTTACCTTTTTTGAAAACGAAACCTGGCATAATACCAATTTTAGCTTCTTCAGAAGTGATGATTCCAGGACAGTTTGGTCCGATTAATCTGCACTCTCTGTCTGCAATATAAGATTTTACTTTTACCATATCTGCAACAGGAAT from Chryseobacterium indoltheticum encodes the following:
- a CDS encoding ABC transporter permease, yielding MNNIFLITKREFLTQVKKKSFVILTLLAPVMIIAFGAVIGMMFKANQSHNVIEVVDNSGLFKGQLKSDEKINYVFIPSAEEQAKVKNLKGNESLDGILILPVLSGNNFDDLEKSTRLVVNTKIGFDTKQQIISDITNVIKKEKIKKLGIQEAQLADLDKSFTLKTINVSEDNKEDSDLAFGVKSALSMVLMYVTFMFIIIYGVRVMRSVLEEKNNRVVEIIISSVKPFELMMGKILGVTMVALTQFIVWIMMSVVGALVLNTGFASLQKNIPGGNEELMSKLDIAQIATQVSHSLLELNFPLIIFVFIVFFLLGYMFYSSVYAAIGSAVDNETETQQFTLFAILPLTLGMYGSISVINNPDGPVGFWMSIIPFTSPVAMVARIPFGVPAWQIALSIALLLGTTIFMIFLAGKIYRVGILMYGNKATMKEIWKWIRG
- a CDS encoding porin family protein encodes the protein MKKILLTSALAFSFLSFAQIDLRSTRFGLTAGANYSRVKNAHNPSGARFAFQGGLLALIPMGGADQFYLQPEVTYYGAGESGKNKDSKGADGYDAVYANNYLSVPIYFKGYFSEAESEFFGLIGPRFNFLLSQNVKNAPVGRPYYDPNVTVPEYPKINGKANSFNFAIGAGIGYSYKRQLELALKYDLGLSNTYPNLVESFTQDPNTAKKKSEQVLSLTLSYIFE
- the sucD gene encoding succinate--CoA ligase subunit alpha, giving the protein MSILVNKDSKVIVQGFTGNEGTFHAGQMIEYGTNVVGGVTPGKGGSEHLGKPVFNTVADAVSKAGANVSIIFVPPAFAADAIMEAAEAGIKVIVCITEGIPVADMVKVKSYIADRECRLIGPNCPGIITSEEAKIGIMPGFVFKKGKVGIVSKSGTLTYEAADQVVRAGYGISTAIGIGGDPIIGTTTKEALELFINDPETEAVVMIGEIGGGLEAEAARWYKASGSTKPVVGFIAGQTAPKGRTMGHAGAIVGGDEDTAQAKMEIMRENGINVVDSPADIGATVAKILG